The Pseudodesulfovibrio sediminis genome includes the window GTTTCGAGGCAAGACGCCGGGCAAGGTTCACCCCCTGAGAAGTCAGGGCGTATATGGCAATTTTAGAATTTGGCATAGACATTGTTTATCAGTTCAGAGCGTTTACGAAAAGGAAAAGTTGGCACATGAGTGACATTTATAAACAATATATACCCGCTTGCCTGCACCGGACACAAAAAAGGCCGGGATGCGTTTCCTGCATCCCGGCCCACTTTCTGTTTTAGCGGACTACAGTCTAAAAAGTGACATTCCGGGCGGCTTCAAGTGTTTTCTCGAAGTCTTCGTCCGTGTGAGCAAACGAGGTGAATGCGCACTCGAAACCGGCAGGGGCCAGATAAACGCCCTGGGCTAGCATCTGCTGCCAGTAGGTGGCGTATGCTGCCGCGTCGCACTGACCGGACTCGACCATGCTGGTCACGGGCTTGTCCGAAAAATACATGGTAAAGGCCGAGCCGACCTGGGCAAGATAGACAGACTGCCCCTTGCCCGCGATAATGGCGGTCAATTCTTCCGCCAGCGCCTTGGTCCGTGCCTCCTGAGCTGCGTAGTCGCACTCCTGAAGACGCTGCAAGGTGGCCAGCCCTGCGGCCATGGCAACGGGGTTGCCGGACAGGGTTCCGGCCTGGAACACACCGCCGACCGGGGCCATGTGCTCCATGATCTCGCGTTTGCCGCCGTAACAGCCCACCGGAAAACCACCGCCGATGATCTTGCCCAGCGTGGTCAGGTCAGGGGTGATGCCGTACCGTTCCTGCGCACCGCCGAGAGCGAGACGGAAGCCGGTGATGACTTCGTCGAAAATCAGCACTGCGCCGTATTCGGTACACAGATCGCGCAGTCCCTGGAGGAAGCCCTCCTTGGGCAGGACGAGTCCCATGTTTCCGGCTGCTGGCTCCACGATAATGCAGGCGATCTCGTCGCCGGATTCCTTGAAATGCGCCTTGACCGCATCCAGATCATTGTATTGGGCGAGCAGGGTATGCTGCACCACTTCCTCGGGCACCCCCGGCGTGCCGGGCGTCACGCCTGCGGCAGAACCGGCGGCAGCCAGAAAGGCATCGGCGTGACCATGGTAGTTGCCGATGAATTTCACGAATTTATTGCGGCCGGTGTAACCACGGGCCAGACGCAGGGCCG containing:
- the hemL gene encoding glutamate-1-semialdehyde 2,1-aminomutase, giving the protein MDSKTLYAKAQTLMPGGVNSPLRACKYVNSEPVFIDRAEGAYMWDVEGRQYIDYVFSWGPMILGHQDPVVTEAAHKAVDMGSSYGAPCFGEVALAEEINKLIPSMEMMRMVSSGTEATMSALRLARGYTGRNKFVKFIGNYHGHADAFLAAAGSAAGVTPGTPGVPEEVVQHTLLAQYNDLDAVKAHFKESGDEIACIIVEPAAGNMGLVLPKEGFLQGLRDLCTEYGAVLIFDEVITGFRLALGGAQERYGITPDLTTLGKIIGGGFPVGCYGGKREIMEHMAPVGGVFQAGTLSGNPVAMAAGLATLQRLQECDYAAQEARTKALAEELTAIIAGKGQSVYLAQVGSAFTMYFSDKPVTSMVESGQCDAAAYATYWQQMLAQGVYLAPAGFECAFTSFAHTDEDFEKTLEAARNVTF